The Dasypus novemcinctus isolate mDasNov1 chromosome 2, mDasNov1.1.hap2, whole genome shotgun sequence genome contains the following window.
CAATATGAATCTCACTGATAGTCCTGATGATGCTTTTTTTCTGGAACCCCTGGTCATCACTGATGAGGTAGGGGGTGCTTTTAAAGAGAATCAAACTTGGATAAAAGATTAGATATATTGAATTTGATTCCAAATTCTACCTCTTGGCTACCAAATACTCTCCTATTAGTCACTGCTTTTATTATACTTCAATGTTCTCATCCATAAAGTGGAGAAATTATATGTATTTGAAAGAGTTTTGTTGGAGTTATGTGAACTACACTTAGAGTGTTTAGTATGTAGCTAGAATCACAGTAGACTAAATGAAAGCTTATTCATTTAGATTTAATAGATAGATTTTTCTTTACCATTGCAATATGCTTGGCTCCCAGATTCATGATCTCAAATGCATACCCATAGTTTTCATTTTCAGagaaaaaattcttttattaaattaGTAGATAATTTCTCATTACAGAATGagtcatttaaattattttttaatctctgcTCTGATTGCAGGTGTTGTCCCTGGATTTTCAGCAAATATAAATTTTGCTCAGGTAAACACTCATTTTGATGATTAAAAActcaagaatttttctttttttttaaaacaatgtcaGTTAATAACAGAAGGCCTTTTGTCTGGGGCATAGGTGTTAAAAGAAAGTATCTGCAGGGTTGGAGAAGGAGCACCAGCATTCAAAGATACTATTTTATGAGGGAGCTTAGCTGGTTACAGAAACGTAGAGACATTTGTCTTTGAAGCACACAGAATTAAAGAGACCAAGATGAAGATGACCTTGGTAGAGATAGGTAGATGTGAGGTAAGATGGCTTTTAGGATTAAAAGAGAAGTGTTTTTAGCAAAGATGCAGAGCATCAATACAAATTCTTTGGAGTTATCAAAAGTGGCTGTAATCAGACCACCTTGATGGATACTATAATTGTCCTGAAGAGGCAATGACAGATTAGTCTAGGATAGtggaaatggaaataaagagtcTTTCAATAGTTTATGATCCTGatactttcattcatttattcaacattatttacagagcacttactatgtgccaggaagtATTCTAGTGCGCAAATAATCAAAAAAGGACTAAGCTCAAAAAAGGGTTAAACTAATTCTGTACATCAAGATACTCAGTCTGTAACAGAtggcattattttattattgttgttattattattgttggtATTTATCTTAAAATGTCTTTCACTTTTATAGCCGAACTGTAACAGTGACAAGTACATGAACCTAGAAATGTTATGCACCAGGGAATACTTTCCTGTGTGTGGATCAGATGGCAACACATATATGAATCCTTGTTTATTTTGCATGGAAGTTAGGTGAGAAATAAAATTTGTATATCTGTTTTTCCTGAGTGTTAACACCTCATTCAAAAATAGGAAAATCAATACTGAAATTAACCCAATTATAACATTTAACTAACTCTACATTGATTCAATGTAACAGAATCACCACTGCTGAAAGCAGTTTTGTTGGGGAACTACTTTTATAGTTATTCTCACAACATGTCATATCCAAATTAATTAAATGAATTGAATGTAATGAAGTTGCTAAAATAATTATAGATTAATTATTTCCCCTCAAGACAAATTTTGgcttctatttttattatattaagatCATATTCATTACAAAAGTATTTTGATGTTTCTCTCTACATGACACATATCTTTCAGTTTTCTTtccatacttttttaaaaatacaaagttcattaaattttattaaaaagttttCTTTGTGAATAAACAGTCAAAATTTGAAGGCTGCAGTAAAATAGTCAGAAATGTATTCTAATACTTTAAATTGGTTTCAAATGCCcaagaagtcagaaaaataagACCAAAGAGTTTGTTAAAGGAGACGTTCTTAGTTTGTGATCCTTTCAGGGTAGAAATGTTAATTGGTAATACAGACATTACATAGTTAAAAAGGCCTAGCTGTTGCTcatgaggtttttgttttgttttgttttttgcttttattttttatccatatGATTTTTTTATACTCTATACTGTAggttgttgttcttgatttcatttctctccactctaatatttactatttccttctttctgtgcaCTTTGGATTTAATTGCTGTTCTTTTCCAGTTATGAGGTTAGGtatctgatttgaagtctttcagctacttaaaaaaaattttctttccctccctctccctctccccctcccaccttgctgtttttgctgtctgtgttcattcgctgtgtgatcttctgtatctatttctttttttgtcttctcttctcatctttcttctctaggattcactggactcaatcttggggacctctgatgtggaagacaggttccctgtcaattgcaccacctcagttcctggtctctgctgcacctcactcaccttgactcccctttgtctctcttttgttgtgtcatcaccttgctgcgtgactcacttatgcgggcactcagcttgctgtgtgggcactcggctcaccatgtgggcacttggctcaccacacgggtaccCACATGGGCAATCAGCTCAACGTGTGGGccctcagcttgccacacaggcactgtcTCACTGtataggcacactttctcttctttttcaccaggaggccccaaggatcaaaaCTGCGTCCTCCCATTTTGTAGgcagagaccttatcacttgaaccacatctgcttccctaatccaTACTTTTTAATTCACCCATAATTACAAACTACAGGGAGAAACAAAATGACCAGAAGTATAATAAATCAGTACAAAATAGGGTTTTATCTTACATTTTTACATTGAACTCGTTCAGAAAATTCTGTCCCAATTAATTTTAATTAGGCTTGATTTTCATAATTCTCTTGATCACAAAATAAGTATTTGTCTTATTTAAATGTGGAATCTGGTAAAAGTTACAGTTAGAATTAATGGCTCCATTATTGTGAAAATGATTCTGAATATCCTGGCTTTCTCTAACATTTGGACAGGGCCACACATGGCTCTGATGGGCTCTTTAAAATGATAAGGAACATGGAGGTCTGGAATTAGAACAAGACACATTCAGTAGGTAGGAACAGAGAgagggacaagaaagagaaacaataCTAGAGGAAGAAAATCTTGGGAAGCCAAATTCAGCTGGAGGTTGCCTGTTGCTGGAGGAAGTGTCAGTAGAGTACCTGTAGGCCTAGGAGCAGTAACAACAGAAAGTCTACCCTCATTTTCCAGGGATGGACTAAGAGACAGGGAGACACCTTTGTAGAGAATCCAAGATCAGAAGCCAGTCTCTGAGATATTTCTCACCAGGATCTATTCCAATATAGTTCCCAGGGCAGGTTGGGATTAGTAAAGCCAAAGAATCATTTGGATAGCAGGTGGGAATCATGAGGGTGAGTCCAAGACAAAAATAACCACACCCAGCAAAAATTAAATAGGcaacatataaattaattttgaaacaGGGAAGGCTAGCTCTCATTCTTACAAGTGCTATTTTTTCAGGTGTTATGTGTGCTCTTGGCAGAAGTACCTTGAGCAAACAAGCATCATTTCATTCGTAAAGAGAAAGGATAGGTACAGTGTCTGGGCCAAGATAGGTTCTTGCCCAATAGGAAATGTCTTATAGCATGCTTAGTCCTTTAGTTAGATTTCTATTTGGGGACATCATAATTGTCTATATGCATACACCTTGTAGGATGTTTCATGTAataatttacatattttctttttttcttttttagaaacaGTGTTGGTCAACTTCAATTTAGTCATTATTTACCGTGTTCATCCCTTGATGCAGCATTACATTGAAATGATTCTTCTTAGCTGCCCAATTTTGCTGATGATATACCGGGGTATTTCCATGAATTTTCAAAATATCTGGAAATTCAAGATAGCGAGGTGTATGCCTGTAATGTTTGTGATAATACATTCTAAGaacttttgaatttaatatttctgactctatatgatttttaaattaaatgtctCTACCTCATTTCCTGCTATGATTTCCTACAAAAATAACAAtctgctaaataaaattgaataacCAGGCAAAAATGTAATGTCTCTTGTgagttctttctctctctctctagctcctttttaaatggacatttaaaagatttgtttgcATTTAAATGAGAACCATTCCTTATACAAAACTCCTGTAAGAAGACTAATGTTGGAAAATTACTTAGATTTCCAGGTACTATAGTGGCTCAACAAGTGATATAAGTGATTTGGGTCATAACTATCTAATCTTTTAGATTACGGAATTTCAAtcataaattaaatctttaaaggaaaacCCATGAACCACCTTACTTTGgtatactgaagcattgctttTGTTGGCTTATATTCTTTGCCTTTAAGAAGGGTCAGacagaaaatgattttttgaaattttcttaaatgttttttaatcagGGAAAAAAATCTCCCTATTACCAAAAATTGTGGTTAGATTTTAcacacttatttcttttttttttttaatatttatttattattattattttttaattacattaaaaaaaaatatgaggtcccattcaaccccaccgcccccgccccccactccccccacagcaacactctctcccatcatcgtgatacatccattgcacctggtaagttcatctctgagcatcactgcaccccatagtcaatggtccacatcatagcccagactctctcacgttccatccagtgggccctggggggatctacagtgtcccgtaattgtccgtgaagcactatccaggacaactccacgtcccgaaaacgcctccacatctcatctcttcctcccgttccccacacccagcagcccccatggctaccgttcccacacccatttcacatttcctctgtggacattggattggttacaCACTTATTTCTTCTAGTCTTCACATATATGAGTTAAGTATAATTAAATCCATTTTATAATAATAAGGAATTGGACTTAGCATATTTAAACTCCCCATTATGATAAAGATAATTTTGTTAGCATAACCTTTTCTATGAGATTAAGGAGCAGAGAGGCTGCCCAACATGAGTTTCCATGGTGACTGGCTGACTaccttgcttttttaaaataagaaaaagtgtaTATATGACTCAATATCTGATTGCATATAAACATAAGAAACTACTGAGAGTCTCATTTTTAGTTTTCATCTGAAGACACTTTAGAACTTCAATAATTCAGATAAATACTTCCACCATCTCTTTTTTACTTCTCTGTATCACAAGCATGGCTTGCTTATTTCTAACCCTACCTTCATCTGGAGCAGGGTTTATTTTCAGACTTCTGATAATTTATATACATCCCCAGCAAGCATAATCACCAGACCACACTTTAAATGTCAAGCATACTGACTCTTTAACTTCCCAAAGATTGAACTGTTTTGCTGAATCTACTACTGTACTGCCCTATGTGGTTCCCTGAGTTTGGACACACCATCTACCTTTCCTAGCACCTTTAAGGTACAGATGCTGCAAAATTTCTAGAGTTCCCAAGATAAAATGGAATGTAGATGTTTGTAGtcttgcttttccattactatgcTGTGGAGAAATTATAGAGACCACCTGAGTTTCTCTGTGGTTGGCAGATGGGAGACTGCAGTTTCCTTGACACGAACTTAACCAGAGAAGAtcaaatttgtttgttttgtacattttaaaatattgatttggTTTATGGGaagctttactttaaaaaatgactatcagacaaaatatgtTCACTTACCAATGAAACTAAATAAGACCTCGGTAATAGAAAGATGCATTGAAAGCccccaaatatttaaaaactaacaattataaaatgataagccaaagatgaaattaaaagggaaattagaaaatatttttaactgaatgcaaaataaaaccacaaaatatCCAAATTAGTGGGATAAAGCTAAAGTTGTTTTTAGATAGTATTTTATAGCACTAAAACTTTAAATGGGAATAGAATAAAGGTCCAAAATATACACCTAAATAATGAGCAAATGAAACCTAAAGGAAGCAGAAAAGGTAGCTCCAGGAGCCTGAACCTCCACagaaaggaagcagaaaaaataaacaagaatggAGGTAGCTCCAGAAGGCTGAACCTCCACAAATAcaacacccccccacacacacaaatagaaGTTACAATTGTCAAAAATCTGAAAAATCTGAAGATTTAATAGTCACAAGGTGAAcactaaatcaagaaaaaagtgacctaaaaaatggtagaaaatcttTACAGAATCTTTACTTGTCCTTGTATCTTCCTTTTTTCTGCTTGATGGTTGTCTTAAAGATGGCAATTTCCATTTCCAGTGTACATTTGGTTGAGTTATTGATAATTATTAAAACTCTAACTTAATGATATAGAACACTCCCTCTCCAAAATACCTTGCCACTAAATCCACAACAGTGAACTCCAGCTGAGAAGGTTGCAGGACACCTTTTAAAAGGGAGTTTCTAAAAAAGCCCATAGatgagaagggagaaaaataaagactcTGTAAAAAACTGAAGCCTTAATACCTACAGTTACATCAATCATAAAGTAGAGCTTGACTCCTagcacaataaaattaaaagtccCACACTAAAGCCCTGTTAACTAAGTTTCTGTCACCCAATACTTCTTGTCCAATTTTCTACAAAAAGTTATAAAGGTTATTAAAAGGCAAGTAAACATACAGTATGAAAAAATGAAGCAACCAACAGAATTAGACTGATCTATGGCAGAGATATGTAATTATCatatttggttttaaaaataagattaataTGCTAAGACCTCTAATGGAAATAGTAGATAAGATGCAAGAACAAATGGGGAAGGTAAATATGTAAATGGAAATTCTGAAGAAGAACCAAAAGGGATTATGAGAAATCAAAATCTCAGTAAGTGAAGTGAGAAATGCCTTTTATAGCTTCATCACTATAATGGGTACcactgaggaaagaatcagtgagcttgaagatatgtCAATAAACcttctaaaaatgaaaagagtaaagaatggagaaaaagtaGCAGACTACCTAAGGACTGTGGGGCAATATATAAAAGagaataccagaaggagaagaaagaaaggtacagagaaatatttgaaatactaCATAGCTGCTGAGATTTTCCAAAATTGATGACAGATACCACACCACAGATACAAGAAACTTAGAAAATATCAAGCAGAATATATACCAAAAAATCTACAGTGAGGCAAGTCATATACAAACttcagaaaacaaagacaaagagaaaaacttgTAACGAGATGGAGGAGGGATGAAACACCTTATCTACAGAGGAATAAAGAcacattatttcttttctcttcagaaactGTAAAAGCAAGAAGAGACTGgagagaaatatttaaatcattgaaagacataaaaaaaacaacaacaacatgaaCCTGTAATTCAGTGTTCAGTGAAATTGTCTCTTGTaaacccaaaacttctctaattaaaaaaaaagatacacagtcCCTTACCCTGTAAACTCATATtgtaagaaagaaacaaaaaacaaaaacaaacaaaatagtaaaggagaaataaagactttcttaCCCAAACAAATGTTGAGGGAATATGTCATCAGGAGATATgtcttaaaagaaattttacaagAAGTTCTTTAGAGAGATAGAAATTGATATAGGTCAGAAATTTGGATCTACATAAATAAAGGAAGAGCATTAGAGATGGTATAAATGAAGCTAaaataatttagtttttattcttaAGTTATTTAACAGATAATTATACAATAACATATTGAGTGATTATAAGTTGTCAATATGATATGAATGTCAACAATGTAATAAGAGACAGGGGGGAATATTTAGGAATAGTCTGTTATAAAGTATTGCACTACCCATCAGGTGATAAACTTATTTGAAAGTGGACTTAGATTAATTGTAAATAAATATTGCAAATTAGGGCaaccacatatttatatttatatatatgtatattattgaTATGCtaaaacaggagagaaaatggCACCACATAAGAGACTCAATTAAAATGACAGTAGGCAAAAATGAGGACCAACATAAAAGAAACATAGATAAAATACAAGGAATAGAAAACTATTAAAAAGATGGTAAATACTAACCCACTTATACCAAAATGAGTTTCAATATCTACTCACATGGAAAAAGACAGAAACTGGCAGAGACTTACCTATTTGATGTCTgtaaagaacaaattttaaacataaagataatgaaataataaacacCATACTATCACTAAGCAAAATAAAGCTGCTGCCTTAGTTTTATTAGTTTCAGATTAAGCAGATTTCTGAGCAAGGAAAATTATCAGAAATTGATGGGTATTACTTAATGATAAAGGAGTCAATTCTCCAAGAACACATAATCATTAATGTATATCCACCTAACAAAAGAGTagcaaaatgcatgaggcaaaaaaatgatagaattgCAGGCAGAAATAGCCAAATTCACTATTGTAGTTGCAGATTTCAAAACCCCTGTCAATACGTGACAGATCccagcacacacaaaaaattttagtAAGGATATAGTTAAATAgaaaagtaatataaaataatgGATTTAACTGACATTTATAAAATAGTTCATCCAACAAGAGTGGAATATATGTTCTTCTAAAGTTCGCAGGGAATACTCACTAAGTTAGATCAACATTCTGGACCATAAACCATACCTCaagtaatttaaaagaaaaggcaTCATATAAAGCATGCTATCAAAACCAATGaaattaaactggaaatcaagAACAGAGAGGCAGAAAGTCCCAAAACATTTTGAGaataaacaacacatttttaaataacacaAAGGTAAAAGAACtggtaagagaaatgaaaacatattttgaaataaataggaaaatacaaCTTTTTTTAGATGAAGCAAAAGTAGTGCTTAAAGGAACATATCAGAAATAAGATCTGAAATCATTCATCTAAGTTCTCACTTTAGAAAACTAGAGCaggaagagcaaattaaatccagataagcagaagaaaataaataaaaattaaagcatgAATCAAACAATGAAATTGATGAcaggaaaaaatggagaaaatcaataaaacagaaagctgattctttgaaaagatcaataaaacaaataaatctctAGCCAGGATAACCAAAAGAGGTAAGACAGAATTATTAACATAGAATGAAAGAGGGCCATCATTACATATCCCAggaacattaaaaagataataaaggaaTACTATAAAAAGCTCTATGCCTATGAATTTGATAATTTatatgaaattgacaaattcttaaAATATACAGTTTACTACAACTTATatagggagaaatagataatttgaataggcctaaatcaatttttaaaatataatcaacAATTAATAACCTTCCAAAAGAGAAGGTATCAGGCCCATATGATTTTATTGGTGAATCCTATCAAATACTTAAAGAAGAAATAGTACCAATTTTTAGATCTCTTATATGATATAGAAGCagaaggaacacttcctaactaaTTTTAAGAGACCAATATTACCCTGATACcgaaaccagacaaagacattacaagaaagagaaactacACACAAATATCATTCATGAACATAAATGTAAATTTCTccacaaaatattagcaaatcaaatcaaacaatgtataaaaagaattatataacaTAGCCAATGGAGATTTATTTCAGGCATACAAAGTTGGTGCAACacttgaaaatcaattaatgtaatcattcataacaacatacaaaagaagaaaaatcatatgatcatatcagtagatgcagaaaaacatttgacaaactCCAACATCCACTCACGATGTTAGCAAACTAGGAATACAGGAAAACTTCCTCAGTTTGACACAGAACACCCACAAAATAACCTACAGCCACC
Protein-coding sequences here:
- the LOC105745918 gene encoding seminal plasma acrosin inhibitor A1-like, producing MNKMLSFSILVFCVFSGVVPGFSANINFAQPNCNSDKYMNLEMLCTREYFPVCGSDGNTYMNPCLFCMEVRNSVGQLQFSHYLPCSSLDAALH